In Brachypodium distachyon strain Bd21 chromosome 2, Brachypodium_distachyon_v3.0, whole genome shotgun sequence, one genomic interval encodes:
- the LOC100839600 gene encoding cysteine-rich receptor-like protein kinase 15, with protein MACSRKLLGASSLFFTVSVLAIASHAERPNPVRIAVYWGQNGNEGSLNETCSTGLYAYVNLAFLNVFGGDRAPVLNLAGHCDPASGGCAALATDIAYCQSKGVKVLLSIGGGTGNYGLSSASDARNVSIYLWDNFLGGGSGGSSSRPLGGAQLDGIDFDIDTGRDDYYDDLAKNLFMQYNSTVFQESGGSADQVGVTAGGGFSKSNATGEKKKYMLTAAPQCPYPDASLGRALKTGLFDHVWVQFYNNPACQYTAGDPSALQSAWQQWTAALPSASVFLGLPASPDAAPSGYIDADTLASRVLPVVRRAGNYGGVMLWSRFQDVQTGYSAKLQSVANKSTADGPIGSPPVARSVAASSDTRIRTYVIAGSSSLVGVCLFLLTFFYWYKKYYGIFPCQGGSKNTPRIESFLQKQATSHPKRYSYPEVRRMTNSFAQKLGQGGFGAVYRGKLPDGREIAVKMLKDTKGDGEEFMNEVASISRCSHVNVVTLLGFCLQGKKKALIYEYMINGSLERYTFGNNSIQDPNALNWERLFDIVLGIARGLEYLHRGCNTPIIHFDIKPQNILLDGSFCPKISDFGLAKLCHQKESRISIGGARGTVGYIAPEVLFSRQYGAVSSKSDVYGYGMVVLEMVGARNQINVSTESSTKYFPQWIYDNFDEFCCTTHEIVSSETTELLRKMTIVGLWCIQLTPTYRPSMSKVVDMLESDGKDLQLPPKAS; from the exons ATGGCCTGCAGCCGCAAGCTTCTtggcgcctcctccctcttcttcacGGTGTCCGTCCTCGCCATCGCTAGCCACGCTGAACGCCCAAATCCCGTCAGAATCGCCGTGTACTGGGGCCAGAACGGCAACGAGGGCAGCCTCAACGAAACATGTAGCACCGGCCTCTACGCGTACGTGAACCTCGCCTTCCTCAACGTGTTCGGCGGCGACAGGGCCCCGGTACTCAACCTGGCCGGCCACTGCGATCCTGCCTCGGGGGGCTGCGCCGCTTTAGCCACCGACATCGCCTACTGCCAGTCCAAAGGCGTGAAGGTGCTCCTCAGCATCGGCGGTGGAACAGGAAACTACGGCCTCTCCTCTGCTTCCGATGCGCGGAACGTGTCCATCTATCTCTGGGACAACTTCCTTGGCGGGGGCTCCGGAGGTTCCTCGTCCAGACCGCTCGGCGGCGCCCAGTTGGACGGCATCGACTTTGACATCGACACTGGCAGGGACGACTACtatgacgacctcgccaaaaACCTGTTTATGCAGTACAACTCGACCGTTTTTCAAGAATCGGGAGGTTCTGCTGACCAGGTCGGGGTAACCGCAGGCGGAGGATTCTCTAAAAGTAACGCCacgggagagaagaagaagtacaTGCTCACCGCGGCGCCACAGTGCCCGTACCCAGACGCTTCCCTCGGCCGGGCGCTCAAGACGGGGCTCTTCGACCACGTGTGGGTGCAGTTCTACAACAACCCCGCGTGCCAGTACACGGCCGGAGACCCGAGCGCGCTGCAGAGCGCGTGGCAGCAGTGGACGGCAGCTCTGCCGTCAGCGTCAGTATTCCTTGGCCTGCCGGCATCGCCCGATGCCGCGCCCAGCGGGTACATAGACGCGGACACGCTCGCGTCGCGGGTGCTGCCGGTAGTCAGACGCGCGGGCAATTACGGCGGAGTCATGCTCTGGAGCCGCTTCCAGGACGTGCAAACCGGATACAGTGCCAAGTTGCAGAGCGTGGCGAACAAGAGCACGG CGGACGGGCCAATAGGATCACCACCAGTTGCACGGAGTGTTGCCGCCTCGTCTGATACGAGGATCCGAACAT ATGTAATAGCTGGGTCCTCAAGCCTGGTTGGCGTGTGCTTATTTCTCCTCACGTTCTTTTATTGGTATAAGAAATACTATGGTATTTTTCCCTGCCAAGGGGGATCAAAGAACACACCTAGGATTGAATCCTTCCTACAAAAGCAAGCAACTTCACATCCCAAAAGGTACAGTTACCCAGAAGTGAGAAGAATGACCAACTCTTTTGCTCAGAAGCTTGGCCAAGGTGGCTTTGGAGCTGTCTACAGAGGCAAACTCCCTGATGGCCGTGAGATAGCAGTGAAGATGCTAAAAGATACCAAAGGTGATGGGGAGGAATTCATGAATGAGGTGGCTAGCATAAGCAGATGCTCTCATGTCAACGTTGTTACCCTCTTAGGGTTCTGCTTGCAAGGTAAAAAAAAGGCTCTCATATACGAGTACATGATCAATGGCTCACTTGAGAGGTACACTTTTGGCAACAACTCTATTCAAGATCCAAATGCCCTCAACTGGGAGAGGCTCTTTGACATTGTTCTCGGCATCGCTCGAGGCCTTGAGTACCTTCATCGAGGGTGCAACACTCCCATCATACATTTTGATATTAAGCCTCAAAACATTTTACTAGATGGAAGCTTCTGTCCAAAGATATCCGATTTTGGGTTAGCTAAATTGTGCCACCAAAAGGAAAGTAGAATCTCTATTGGTGGGGCAAGAGGAACGGTAGGGTACATAGCACCAGAGGTATTGTTCTCAAGGCAGTACGGAGCTGTGAGCAGCAAGTCTGATGTGTACGGTTATGGAATGGTGGTTCTTGAGATGGTTGGAGCAAGGAACCAAATCAATGTTAGTACAGAGAGTAGCACCAAATATTTTCCTCAGTGGATATATGACAACTTTGATGAGTTCTGTTGCACCACACATGAGATTGTTAGTAGCGAGACTACAGAGCTGTTAAGAAAGATGACTATAGTTGGGTTATGGTGCATTCAGCTAACACCCACTTATCGACCATCGATGAGCAAAGTTGTTGACATGTTGGAAAGCGACGGCAAAGACTTGCAACTACCTCCAAAAGCATCTTAG
- the LOC100839908 gene encoding rust resistance kinase Lr10 codes for MKSAAVVAMLAAAILAVFARTEQCGSQAGGATCPDCLCCSRFGFCGSTSDYCGSGCQSQCSGCSSVVTPAPAPSGGSALSSVVSRSLFDKMLLHRNDAACPAKGFYTYDAFVAAANSFLGFATTGGMDIRKREVAAFLAQTSHETTGGGPTSPDGPYSWGYCFKQEIARLDYCTPSSQWPCAAGKKYYGRGPIQITYNYNYGPAGQAIGNDLLGDPDLVATDATVSFRTALWFWMTAQAPNPSSHDVITGRWQAAGNLSGFGMITNIINGELECGRGQDNRAVADRIGFYKRYCDLLGVSYGDNLDCYNQRPLHRREATIGTPIGSPPATSPVLWRTETSPKKRAGIYVIAGTSSLVGVCLFILALFLWYKKYYRNLSCQRGSKNTPRIESFLEKEAASYPKRYTYSEVRRMTNSFAHKLGQGGFGAVYRGKFPDGREIAVKMLKDTKGDGEEFMNEVASISRTSHINVVTLLGFCLRGSKRALIYEYMINGSLERYTFGNSSVQNPNALSWERLFDIVLGIARGLEYLHQGCNTRIVHFDIKPQNILLDEEFCPKISDFGLAKLCQQKESKISIGGARGTVGYIAPEVFSRQYGAVSSKSDVYGYGMVVLEMVGAKNQINVSTDNSTKYFPQWIYDNFDEFCGTTCEIVSSEPTELLRKMTIVGLWCIQLTPTDRPSMSKVLDMLESNSEDLQLPPKAY; via the exons ATGAAATCAGCTGCGGTGGTGGCCATGCTGGCCGCGGCCATATTGGCCGTGTTCGCGCGCACCGAGCAGTGCGGTTCGCAGGCCGGCGGGGCGACGTGCCCCGACTGCCTCTGCTGCAGCCGCTTCGGCTTCTGCGGCTCCACCTCCGACTACTGCGGCTCCGGCTGCCAAAGCCAATGCAGCGGCTGCTCCAGCGTCGTTACGCCGGCCCCAGCcccctccggcggcagcgcttTGTCCTCCGTCGTGTCGCGGTCGCTCTTCGACAAGATGCTGCTGCACCGCAATGACGCGGCGTGCCCGGCCAAGGGGTTCTACACCTACGACGCCTTCGTGGCCGCTGCAAACTCCTTCCTCGGCTTCGCCACCACGGGAGGCATGGACATTAGGAAGCGCGAGGTGGCCGCCTTCCTGGCCCAGACCTCCCACGAGACCACCGGCGGGGGGCCCACATCACCCGACGGCCCATACTCATGGGGATACTGCTTCAAGCAGGAGATAGCCAGATTAGACTACTGCACGCCGAGCTCGCAGTGGCCGTGCGCGGCGGGGAAGAAGTACTACGGCCGCGGACCCATCCAGATCACCTACAACTACAACTACGGGCCGGCGGGCCAAGCCATCGGCAACGACCTGCTGGGAGACCCGGACCTCGTGGCCACGGACGCGACTGTGTCGTTCAGGACGGCGTTGTGGTTCTGGATGACGGCGCAGGCACCAAATCCGTCCAGCCATGACGTTATCACGGGCCGGTGGCAGGCGGCCGGGAATCTGTCGGGGTTCGGCATGATCACCAACATCATCAACGGCGAGCTCGAGTGCGGCCGCGGGCAGGACAaccgcgccgtcgccgacaGGATCGGGTTTTACAAGCGCTACTGCGACCTCCTCGGCGTCAGCTACGGCGACAACTTGGACTGCTACAACCAGAGGCCGCTTCACAGAA GGGAAGCCACAATCGGAACGCCAATAGGCTCGCCGCCAGCCACATCACCAGTTCTATGGAGGACTGAGACATCGCCGAAGAAGAGGGCTGGAATAT ATGTAATAGCAGGCACCTCAAGCCTAGTTGGCGTATGTTTATTTATCCTCGCATTGTTTCTATGGTATAAGAAATACTACAGAAATTTGTCCTGCCAAAGGGGATCAAAGAACACACCGAGGATCGAATCCTTCCTAGAAAAGGAAGCAGCTTCATATCCCAAAAGATACACTTACTCAGAAGTGAGAAGAATGACTAACTCTTTTGCTCACAAGCTTGGCCAAGGTGGCTTTGGAGCCGTCTATAGAGGCAAATTCCCAGATGGCCGTGAGATAGCAGTGAAGATGCTCAAAGATACAAAGGGTGATGGGGAGGAATTCATGAATGAGGTGGCTAGCATTAGCAGAACCTCTCATATCAATGTCGTCACGCTCTTAGGGTTCTGCTTGCGAGGGTCAAAAAGAGCTCTCATCTACGAGTACATGATCAATGGCTCACTTGAGAGATACACTTTTGGCAACAGCTCTGTTCAAAATCCTAACGCCCTAAGCTGGGAGAGGCTCTTTGACATTGTACTTGGCATAGCTCGAGGGCTTGAGTACCTTCATCAGGGGTGCAACACTCGCATTGTACATTTTGATATCAAGCCTCAAAACATTCTACTGGACGAAGAATTTTGTCCAAAGATATCTGATTTTGGGTTAGCCAAATTGTGCCAGCAAAAGGAAAGCAAAATCTCTATCGGTGGAGCAAGAGGAACGGTAGGGTACATAGCACCAGAGGTTTTCTCAAGGCAGTACGGAGCTGTGAGCAGCAAGTCTGATGTGTATGGTTATGGAATGGTGGTTCTTGAGATGGTTGGAGCAAAGAACCAAATCAATGTTAGTACAGACAATAGCACCAAATATTTTCCTCAGTGGATATATGACAACTTTGATGAGTTCTGTGGCACCACATGTGAGATTGTTAGTAGCGAGCCAACGGAGCTGTTGAGAAAGATGACTATAGTTGGGTTGTGGTGCATTCAGCTAACACCCACGGATCGACCATCCATGAGCAAAGTCCTTGACATGTTGGAAAGCAACAGCGAGGACTTGCAACTGCCACCAAAAGCATATTGA
- the LOC100825512 gene encoding lipid phosphate phosphatase 2: MPAPSAPIHVGVPPPYVTSHGAKVARLHMYDWIVLLLLVVIDGVLNTIEPFHRFVGSDMMTDLRYPMKKNTIPFWAVPIYGIIGPMVIITVIYFKRRNVYDLHHAILGLLFSVLITAVLTDAIKDGVGRPRPDFFWRCFPDGVPAYDKITTGVLCHGKASDIKEGHKSFPSGHTSWSFAGLGFLSWYLAGKIKVFDQKGHIAKLCIVLLPLLLAALVAVSRVDDYWHHWQDVCTGGILGLLVASLCYLQFFPPPCDENGLWPHAYMLHVHNPEGDRQVQPTSTDCQQSLPNGSLEASYGFEMRTTSQALDTMEAGRRQQ; the protein is encoded by the exons ATGCCAGCTCCTTCAGCACCTATCCATGTTGGAGTTCCTCCGCCCTATGTGACATCTCATGGAGCTAAAGTTGCAAGGCTACATATGTATGACTGGattgtgctgctgcttctaGTTGTAATAGATGGAGTACTGAATACAATAGAACCATTCCATCGATTTGTTGGGTCAGACATGATGACAGATCTCAGATACCCCATGAAAAAGAACACAATACCATTTTGGGCGGTGccg ATATATGGTATCATTGGACCTATGGTTATCATAACCGTAATATACTTCAAGAGGAGGAATGTGTATGATTTGCATCATGCCATACTAG GGCTCCTATTTTCAGTGCTTATAACTGCAGTTTTAACTGATGCCATTAAGGATGGCGTTGGTCGGCCAcgtcctgattttttttggcgCTGTTTTCCTGACGGAGTACCT GCCTATGACAAAATTACTACAGGTGTGCTATGTCATGGTAAAGCAAGCGATATCAAAGAGGGTCACAAGAGCTTTCCAAGTGGTCATACTTCTT GGTCCTTTGCTGGACTTGGTTTCCTGTCATGGTATCTGGCTGGTAAAATCAAAGTATTTGATCAAAAAGGCCATATTGCAAAACTCTGcattgttcttcttcctctgcttcttgCAGCCTTAGTGGCTGTTTCACGTGTAGATGACTATTGGCATCACTGGCAAGATGTGTGTACTGGCGGAATTCTGG GACTGTTGGTTGCTTCTTTGTGCTACCTGCAGTTTTTTCCACCACCCTGTGATGAAAACG GCCTATGGCCGCACGCGTACATGCTGCACGTTCATAACCCGGAGGGGGACAGACAAGTGCAGCCCACATCGACTGATTGTCAACAATCGCTGCCGAACGGTTCGCTTGAAGCTTCTTATGGCTTTGAGATGAGGACCACGAGCCAAGCACTAGATACCATGGAAGCTGGCCGGAGACAGCAATGA
- the LOC100824996 gene encoding basic endochitinase A, with product MRAIAVVAMLVAAALLAVSARAEQCGSQAGGATCPNCLCCSRFGFCGSTSDYCGSGCQSQCSGCGNTPVTPTPSGGGGGGVSSIVPRSLFDRMLLHRNDAACQAKGFYTYDAFVAAANSFPGFATTGGADVRKREVAAFLAQTSHETTGGWPTAPDGPFSWGYCFNQERGATSDYCTQSSQWPCAAGKKYYGRGPIQISHNYNYGPAGQAIRADLLGNPDLVATDPTVSFKTAFWFWMTAQAPKPSSHDVITGRWSPSGADQAAGRVPGFGVITNIINGGLECGRGQDNRVADRIGFYKRYCDLLGVSYGDNLDCYNQRPFA from the coding sequence ATGAGAGCAATCGCGGTGGTGGCCATGCTGGTGGCCGCGGCCTTGCTGGCCGTGTCCGCGCGCGCCGAGCAGTGCGGCTCGCAGGCCGGCGGGGCGACGTGCCCCAACTGCCTCTGCTGCAGCCGCTTCGGCTTCTGCGGCTCCACCTCCGACTACTGCGGCTCCGGCTGCCAGAGCCAATGCAGCGGCTGCGGCAACACGCCGGTCACCCCGAccccctccggcggcggcggcggcggcgtgtcCTCCATCGTGCCGCGGTCGCTCTTCGACCGGATGCTGCTTCACCGCAACGACGCGGCGTGCCAGGCCAAGGGGTTCTACACCTACGACGCCTTCGTGGCCGCCGCCAACTCCTTCCCCGGATTCGCGACCACGGGCGGGGCCGACGTCAGGAAGCGCGAGGTGGCCGCATTCCTGGCCCAGACCTCCCACGAGACCACGGGCGGGTGGCCCACGGCGCCCGACGGCCCATTCTCGTGGGGATACTGCTTCAACCAGGAGCGCGGCGCCACCTCCGACTACTGCACGCAGAGCTCCCAGTGGCCGTGCGCGGCGGGGAAGAAGTACTACGGCCGCGGGCCCATCCAGATCTCCCACAACTACAACTACGGGCCGGCGGGCCAGGCCATCCGTGCCGACCTGCTGGGGAACCCGGACCTGGTGGCCACGGACCCGACCGTGTCGTTCAAGACGGCGTTCTGGTTCTGGATGACGGCGCAGGCGCCTAAACCGTCCAGCCATGACGTTATCACTGGCCGGTGGAGCCCCTCGGGCGCAGACCAGGCGGCTGGCAGGGTGCCGGGGTTCGGCGTGATCACCAACATCATCAACGGCGGGCTCGAGTGCGGCCGCGGGCAGGACAACCGCGTCGCCGACCGGATCGGGTTCTACAAGCGCTACTGTGACCTCCTCGGCGTCAGCTACGGCGATAACTTGGACTGCTACAACCAGAGGCCGTTCGCTTAG